ATGCCGAAGGCCGGTATATTGAATTCGTCAAACGCTCGCTTCCCAGAGATCTCGATTTTCAGGGGATCAAGCTGGTGGTGGACTGTGCCAACGGTGCCGCGTATAAGGTCGCTCCAGCCGTTTTCCGCGAACTCGGCGCAGAAATTGAAGTGATCGCAAATACTCCGGATGGAATGAACATCAATGACGGCTGCGGAGCCGTGCATCCGGAGCGCTTGCAGGAGGCCGTGCGTCGGCATGGCGCCCATATCGGTATTGCGCTGGACGGGGACGCCGACCGGGCCATTTTTGTCTGTGAACAGGGAAAAATCATCGATGGCGACCATGTCATGGCCGCGCTGGGACTCGATTTGCACGCGCAGGGACAACTTGCCTGCGCGACCGTGGTGGGAACCGTCATGAGTAATTTCGGACTGGAAATTGCCATGAAGAAGGCCGGAATCCAGCTGATGCGCACGCCCGTGGGAGACCGGTATCTCATGGAGCGGATGCTGGCCGACGGATACAACTTCGGAGGAGAACAATCCGGCCACTTTATTTTCCTGGACCACAACACCACGGGCGATGGCTTGATCTCGGCGTTGCAGATTCTCTCGCTGATGAAGCGTACCGGGAAGCCGCTGTCTGAATTGGCGAAGGCGATGACTGCCGTCCCGCAGATTCTGTTGAACGTGAAAGTGAAGCATAAGCCGGATCTCAACCAAATCCCGGATATCCAGCAGGCTATTAAGTCCGCCGAAGTGACCCTGAACGGGAGCGGCCGTGTGCTTGTGCGGTATTCCGGCACCGAATCACTGCTCCGCATCATGGTTGAAGGCGAACGTGATTCCACCATCCGTGAGGTCGCCGATCATCTTGCGGAGATCGTGCGTGCCCGCATCGGATAGCATCGGGCCGATGCCGTAGGCGCCGGATGTTACCGACTCTTACGATCATCTTTGTGCTCGGCCTCGTTCTCGGTTCCTACCTCACGTATTTTCCACTCAGCATCGCGATCGTCCTGCTGGCTTGTACTGCCGGCTGCGTGTGGCTGGAGCGTCAGCATCGCCTCACGTCACGACAGAGCAACGTGCTCCTGGCCTGTCTGTTCGGCGGATGTCTGTATTGGACCCTGTGTGCATCGTTTACTCCGCACGTGCTGCTGCAGGATAGTCCCCGTGCGCTTCCTGTCCGGTTGACCGGAACGATTGTGGAGGCCGTTCGCCATGCGCCGGGCCGTCTCACGGCTATGGTGCAGGTGACGGGCAGCGATGACCCCCAGTTGCCGATACCGTTTCACTTGCGTCTTACGTGGCGAGATCCGGACCGCGATCTCCTCCGCGGGTTGCAGATTCGTACTCGCATCCATGTCCATGCGCCCTCGGGAACTCTGAATCCGAGAGGATTCGACTATGCGGCCTATCTGGATGCGTTGGGTGTCGATGCCGTCGGATCGGTCTCAGGAGCCGGCGTCATCGAGGTGCTTGATCCAGACCGGGAGGCGCCGCTTCACCTGTTCGCCTCCCTCATCGAAGAATGGCGCGGCCGGGTCAGAGCCGCCGCCGAGATGCTTCCCCAGCCCAGTCGGGGCCTGTTTCTCAGTTTGACCATCGGTGAACAGGGGTTTCTTGCACCGGAAGTCCGTGAATGGTTCATGACGACCGGGACGGTGCACATTCTCTCGATCTCCGGCTCGCATCTCGGTCTCATCGCCTTGCTCTCGTTCGCATTGGTCAGGAAGGCGTGCCTGTTGCTGCCGTCCATACTTCTGCTGAGCCTTTCTCGGTGGCTCACGGCGACGAGACTGGCCGCGTTGCTGACACTGGTTCCAGTGCTGGCTTATACGGTGCTGGCCGGTGCGGAGACCGCCACGATTCGTAGTGCCATCATGATCGCCGTTGCGCTCTGGACCGTATGGCTCGGCTCACCGCACTATCTCCTTCACGCACTCGCTGCCGCCGCCGGTCTGACGCTGTTGGTCCATCCTGCGGCGCTGTTCGATATTTCCTTTCAACTGTCTTACGTCTCGGTCTGGGCGCTGGCCCTGGCGCTGTCGCGCGAGACGCCTGTCGATGAATTGCCGCTTCCGAAGGAATCCCCTGCCGGACGGATGCGGTACTGGTTTCGCGAGTCGCTGCGACTGACGGCGTTGGTGACGCTTGCCACCGTGCCCCTGGTGGCCTGTTACTTCAATCAAGTGTCATGGATGGGTTTGTTCGCGAATCTTCTCATGGTGCCCTTCGTCGGTTTCATCTTCTTGCCGACCAGTTTGTTGACGGCCGTCTGGGTGATTGTGACGCACAGCAGCACGCTCCCTGGCGCTGCGTTCATCGATTCGTTGGGGCAAGGGCTGATTGCTTCGACACATGTGCTGGCCGGTTTGCCGGGCGCGGAATGGTTCGTGGCCGCACCGACGATTCCCATGATGCTGCTGTTCTATGTGCTGGGGTGGGCGCTGTTGGCGGGGTGGCCGGCCCATGCTGCGCCGCTGCTCAGAAGGTCCATGGCCTCGGGCCTTGCTTGTATCCTGCTCTGGTGGCTTTGGTCTCCACGTCCCTTCGGTGGGGAGGAGATGGTGCGCGTGACCTTCCTCGACGTGGGGCAGGGTGATAGTGCGGTCATCGAATTGCCCGATGGGACGGTCACGCTGATCGATGGAGGCGCGACCTATGAGCGGTTTGACATGGGGCGGAGTGTGGTGGCGCCTTTTCTGTGGAATCGAGGGATTCGACGCATCGATCATGTCATCGGGACACACCCGCAATTAGATCACGTCGGAGGGCTGGCCTGGATCCTGGCTCATTTTCAGGTAGAGAAATTCTGGACCAACGGGGCGGAGCGGCAGGAAGAATTCTGGCGCAGGATCGAGCGAGCGATGGTGCGGCGGAAGCTCGAAGCCGCGGTGGCGACGGAAGGCCGATTGATTTCCGAAGGACCTGTCTGCCGCATGGTGGTGCTCAATCCTCAGCCCAGGCCGGAGTCGTCAATCTCCGCAAAGAGCGAGTCGCTGAACAACCTGTCGGTCGTCACTGAATTGGTCTGTCGCGAGCAGCGTGTCCTGTTTACGGGGGATATCGAACGGGAAGCCTTGACCCGTCTCACCCATTCCGGGAATTCCGCTCACATTGCCCTCTTGAAGGTTCCGCATCATGGGGCAAAGAGTTCGCTGGAGCGGAGGTGGCTTGAAACGATCAGGCCGGCCGTCGCCGTGGTGTCTGCCGGTCGACGCAATCCCTATGGTCATCCGGCCGGAGAGGTCTTGGCGGCCTATCAGGCGGTCGAGACGCAGATCTGGAGGACGGACCGGGATGGCGCCATCTGGGCCGAACTCGATCTCACTCGACAGCAACTCTCCATGCACAGCACCAGAGAATGGATACTGCAACCCGCCCTGACCTCGGCGGACATATGGTCCGTGGAGCAGGACAATCTGCGCCGCTTATGGCGCCGTTGGAATTGGACGTAGCCCAGGCGTGTTTGCTGTCGGCCGTTCATGCTCTCCGTGCCGTCACCGGTCATCTTCCCATCGCTCAACGATCTCCCTCCTGTGCAGATTTAGCCGTCTCGGATGGCAGCAGGCTGTCAATTTTGCCGACAGGCAGGAAACGTATACCGCGTAAGTCGTCAATATTGTGTAAGAGCCCCCAGAGCATCGGCAGGGCATAGCACATGCAGACGTGCTGCACTGTCCGGTCATGTTGTCTATCACAGGCCACAGCAGGTCGAATGGCATCCGTATTCTTGAGTCGGATACCGGAAGCAGCAAAGACTCGACTCGATGGGCTGAAGCAGTCAGGCGATACAGCCAAAAGCATGGTCCGTGCGATCCCCGGCCGGCGGTACATCAGACTGGGGGATTGATCCGGATGATTCTGGGAGAAAAAGCAGCAAGATCATGACGAAGCGTCTTTTGTTTCTGGCTCCTGCGCCGCCCTCCGACCGGCAGGGTGGGGGAGCCTTGCGCATGTTGCACCTGTTGCGGTTCCTGGGGAGTCGCTTTCAGGTGGATCTGATTGCTCCGGCGCTCGACGGCGCGGAGGATGCGCAACGACTGTTGAAGGATGTCTGCGCTGAGACGATGTTTGTTCCGCAGCAAGGGCCCGGTTTCCTCGATCGAATCGGCCAGGTGAGTCCCTATGTCAAAGATCGGGCGTTAGCTGCCGTCGTCCGTGAACGCCTGGCGAGCGGCCAATACGGGGCAGTGCACTTAGAAAAGCCCGCGATGATTCCCTATCTCCCGCCCCATGTGTCGGTGCCGGTGGTGCTGGATGTCTGGTCCTACAGCTCGACGAGTCCGTTGCGGATACTCAGGGGCGTAGGCGGAGCTACCGGTCGGTCGAGACAACTGGTCCGGCTCATCAAGGTGGGGATCTTCGACCGGTTCCGCTGGCCTATGGTACATTGTGTGACGGTCGTATCCGAAGAGGACCGAATCCGTTGCGAACGTGCCCATCCGGGCCAACGGGTGCTGGTGGTTCCCAACGGCGTCGATTGCCGGACGATCCTGCCCAAGCCGGATCATGCCGCTACGTCGCCTCTGTTGCTGTTCACAGGTGATATGGGGGCGGAACCGAATGTCGAAGCCGCGCTCTTCCTGGCCACGGAAGTGTTTCCTGCGATTCGACGGGATTTTCCCAAGGCGGAATTGCGCTTGGTCGGGAGGAACCCGGACCCACGCGTGCGCCGCTTAGCAGGATCGGGCGTCGAAGTGACCGGCGCGGTTCCCGACATGCAACTTCATCTGCGAGCCGCGACGATGTATGTCGCGCCTCTTTGTACCGGCACCGGGTCCCGGACAAAAATACTGGAGGCCATGGCGGCAGGGCTCCCGATCATCACCACGTCAGTCGGGATCGAAGGGATGAAGGTACAACCGGGGAGGGATTTGTTGGTGGCCGATCAGCCGGTCGACATGATTGAGTCGATCCACACCTTGCTGATGAGTCAGCCCGATCGCGAGCGGTTCGGCCATGCGGCGCGCCATATGGCGGAGATCTGGTATGACTGGAGCCGCTGTCTCTGGCCCCTGGAGCCGCTCTATCAGAATCTTCTGATTCCGAAGGCCGTGGCCTGTTGAGCGCTGCCACCGGGCGGCTGCGAATCACATCCGGTGACAGCGCAACGGTCTCGCTACAACCCCAGTTCGGCGCGGCACGACAGGAATCTGTTGTGTTGTGCCGGAGCCTCCACGTAAAATTTCCCGCCGGCACGATTTCAGGCTCTGACTGCTCCCTGCTGGCCCGGCACGACAAGCGGCTCCTGACGCGATGACGATGATTCCGCATTCAAAACCTTCCCTGGGACAAGACGACATTCGTGCGGCGACCGAGGTGCTCCGATCCGGTCTGATCGCCGGGGGACCCGTCGTCGGGCAATTCGAGCGTGGCATGGCCGCGTATCTCGGGGTGCAGGGCGGGGTAGCGGTCAGCTCAGGCACGGTGGCCCTGGAGTTGGCATTGCGTGCCATAGGAGTCGGG
This is a stretch of genomic DNA from Nitrospira sp.. It encodes these proteins:
- a CDS encoding phosphoglucosamine mutase, with amino-acid sequence MRKLFGTDGVRGVANLEPMTSEIAMQLGRAAAHIFMRRAGRHQVVIGKDTRLSGYMLESALTSGICSMGVDVLLVGPLPTPAIAFLTRSLRADAGVVISASHNPYQDNGIKFFSNEGFKLPDELEARIEQLIISDEIKHLRPTADAIGKAYRIDDAEGRYIEFVKRSLPRDLDFQGIKLVVDCANGAAYKVAPAVFRELGAEIEVIANTPDGMNINDGCGAVHPERLQEAVRRHGAHIGIALDGDADRAIFVCEQGKIIDGDHVMAALGLDLHAQGQLACATVVGTVMSNFGLEIAMKKAGIQLMRTPVGDRYLMERMLADGYNFGGEQSGHFIFLDHNTTGDGLISALQILSLMKRTGKPLSELAKAMTAVPQILLNVKVKHKPDLNQIPDIQQAIKSAEVTLNGSGRVLVRYSGTESLLRIMVEGERDSTIREVADHLAEIVRARIG
- a CDS encoding DNA internalization-related competence protein ComEC/Rec2, with protein sequence MLPTLTIIFVLGLVLGSYLTYFPLSIAIVLLACTAGCVWLERQHRLTSRQSNVLLACLFGGCLYWTLCASFTPHVLLQDSPRALPVRLTGTIVEAVRHAPGRLTAMVQVTGSDDPQLPIPFHLRLTWRDPDRDLLRGLQIRTRIHVHAPSGTLNPRGFDYAAYLDALGVDAVGSVSGAGVIEVLDPDREAPLHLFASLIEEWRGRVRAAAEMLPQPSRGLFLSLTIGEQGFLAPEVREWFMTTGTVHILSISGSHLGLIALLSFALVRKACLLLPSILLLSLSRWLTATRLAALLTLVPVLAYTVLAGAETATIRSAIMIAVALWTVWLGSPHYLLHALAAAAGLTLLVHPAALFDISFQLSYVSVWALALALSRETPVDELPLPKESPAGRMRYWFRESLRLTALVTLATVPLVACYFNQVSWMGLFANLLMVPFVGFIFLPTSLLTAVWVIVTHSSTLPGAAFIDSLGQGLIASTHVLAGLPGAEWFVAAPTIPMMLLFYVLGWALLAGWPAHAAPLLRRSMASGLACILLWWLWSPRPFGGEEMVRVTFLDVGQGDSAVIELPDGTVTLIDGGATYERFDMGRSVVAPFLWNRGIRRIDHVIGTHPQLDHVGGLAWILAHFQVEKFWTNGAERQEEFWRRIERAMVRRKLEAAVATEGRLISEGPVCRMVVLNPQPRPESSISAKSESLNNLSVVTELVCREQRVLFTGDIEREALTRLTHSGNSAHIALLKVPHHGAKSSLERRWLETIRPAVAVVSAGRRNPYGHPAGEVLAAYQAVETQIWRTDRDGAIWAELDLTRQQLSMHSTREWILQPALTSADIWSVEQDNLRRLWRRWNWT
- a CDS encoding glycosyltransferase, whose amino-acid sequence is MTKRLLFLAPAPPSDRQGGGALRMLHLLRFLGSRFQVDLIAPALDGAEDAQRLLKDVCAETMFVPQQGPGFLDRIGQVSPYVKDRALAAVVRERLASGQYGAVHLEKPAMIPYLPPHVSVPVVLDVWSYSSTSPLRILRGVGGATGRSRQLVRLIKVGIFDRFRWPMVHCVTVVSEEDRIRCERAHPGQRVLVVPNGVDCRTILPKPDHAATSPLLLFTGDMGAEPNVEAALFLATEVFPAIRRDFPKAELRLVGRNPDPRVRRLAGSGVEVTGAVPDMQLHLRAATMYVAPLCTGTGSRTKILEAMAAGLPIITTSVGIEGMKVQPGRDLLVADQPVDMIESIHTLLMSQPDRERFGHAARHMAEIWYDWSRCLWPLEPLYQNLLIPKAVAC